The following proteins are encoded in a genomic region of Maribacter hydrothermalis:
- a CDS encoding potassium/proton antiporter, whose protein sequence is MNLTIENILLIGSILLFISIIVGKTSYKFGVPTLILFLAIGMLAGSDGIGGIHFNDPKLAQFIGIVSLNFILFSGGLDTNWSAVKPILKEGIMLSTLGVLLTALTLGTFVYYITDFTIYESMLLGSIVSSTDAAAVFSILRSKNLALKSNLRPTLELESGSNDPMAYVLTLAFLTLVINQDLSILSIIPLFLKQMILGGIGGFAFGKLSEIIINKIKLGFEGLYPVLVIALMFITFSATDTVGGNGFLAIYICAVYLGNQDLIHKSTILKMFDGMAWLMQIVLFLTLGLLVFPSQITPYLGIGLLISIFLIIVARPVSVFLSLMFFKMKIGRRFYISWVGLRGAVPIVFATYPLLAGIDKANIIFSIVFFISVSSVLIQGTTLSNFAKWLNVALPDKVKAIAENDRYILNLPKSAMEEVTILPNSFAVDKRIIDLHFPRTAFIVMIKRGSTFVRPGGSTIIEANDILVLLLDNEESLKEVNVILDQAVLV, encoded by the coding sequence ATGAATCTAACTATAGAAAACATACTTCTTATAGGTTCTATTTTGTTGTTTATCAGCATTATAGTTGGCAAAACTTCGTACAAATTTGGTGTACCCACTTTAATTCTTTTCTTGGCAATAGGTATGTTGGCAGGATCTGATGGTATTGGTGGTATTCATTTTAATGACCCTAAACTTGCCCAATTTATAGGTATTGTTTCTCTGAATTTTATTTTATTTTCCGGTGGTTTGGATACCAACTGGAGTGCGGTAAAACCGATTTTAAAAGAAGGTATTATGCTTTCTACTTTAGGGGTTTTGCTCACTGCACTTACCTTAGGCACTTTTGTGTACTACATTACCGATTTCACCATTTACGAAAGTATGTTATTAGGCTCTATAGTTTCGTCTACCGATGCGGCTGCGGTGTTCTCCATTTTACGTTCTAAAAACTTAGCGCTTAAGAGCAATCTAAGACCCACGTTAGAACTAGAAAGTGGTAGTAACGACCCCATGGCTTATGTGCTTACGCTAGCTTTTTTAACATTGGTTATCAATCAAGATTTAAGCATACTATCTATTATTCCGCTGTTTTTAAAACAAATGATTTTAGGTGGCATCGGCGGATTCGCATTTGGGAAATTGAGCGAAATAATCATTAACAAAATTAAATTAGGTTTTGAAGGACTGTATCCGGTTTTGGTAATTGCACTAATGTTCATTACATTTTCTGCTACCGACACCGTTGGTGGTAACGGATTCTTAGCTATTTACATTTGTGCCGTGTATTTGGGCAATCAAGATTTAATACATAAATCGACCATATTGAAAATGTTCGACGGTATGGCTTGGTTAATGCAAATTGTGTTGTTCCTTACGTTAGGATTATTGGTTTTTCCGTCACAAATCACTCCGTATTTGGGAATAGGACTGCTCATTTCAATATTCTTAATTATTGTTGCCAGACCTGTTAGTGTTTTTCTTAGCCTCATGTTCTTTAAAATGAAAATTGGGCGAAGGTTCTATATCTCGTGGGTTGGCTTACGTGGTGCCGTACCCATTGTATTTGCTACATATCCCCTATTAGCAGGTATTGACAAAGCAAATATCATTTTTAGTATCGTTTTCTTTATATCCGTTTCGTCCGTATTAATCCAAGGAACTACCTTATCTAATTTTGCAAAATGGCTAAATGTTGCCTTGCCCGATAAAGTGAAAGCTATAGCTGAGAATGATAGGTATATTCTTAATCTGCCTAAATCTGCTATGGAAGAAGTAACTATCCTACCTAATAGTTTTGCTGTGGATAAGCGAATAATCGATTTACATTTTCCTAGGACTGCTTTCATTGTTATGATCAAAAGAGGTAGTACATTTGTACGACCAGGAGGATCTACAATAATTGAAGCAAATGACATTTTAGTTTTGTTGTTAGACAATGAAGAAAGTTTGAAAGAAGTTAATGTAATTCTCGACCAGGCAGTTTTGGTATAA
- a CDS encoding alpha-ketoglutarate-dependent dioxygenase AlkB family protein, protein MKLFDIEVDHTTNLLPHGGTVNYYGKILTPEEAIHYLDILLNKIEWKNDEAIIFGKKIITKRKVAWYGEKPFHYTYSKTTKLALSWTTELLELKSKVEQESGETFNSCLLNLYHDGSEGMAWHSDGEKDLKKNGAIASLSFGDERKFAFKHKETKEKVELVLEHGSLLIMKDETQTHWLHRLPPTTKSKNPRVNLTFRTIEEK, encoded by the coding sequence ATGAAATTATTTGATATTGAGGTAGACCATACCACCAACCTACTTCCCCATGGCGGAACGGTTAACTACTACGGAAAGATTCTTACCCCTGAAGAAGCAATACATTATTTGGATATATTATTGAACAAAATTGAATGGAAAAACGATGAAGCGATCATCTTTGGAAAGAAAATAATTACCAAACGGAAGGTAGCATGGTATGGTGAAAAACCATTTCACTACACGTACTCTAAAACCACCAAACTCGCATTATCATGGACCACCGAATTACTTGAATTGAAATCAAAAGTGGAACAAGAAAGTGGTGAAACGTTCAACTCTTGTCTACTAAATCTATATCATGATGGTAGTGAAGGAATGGCTTGGCATAGTGACGGAGAAAAGGACCTTAAAAAGAACGGCGCCATTGCCTCTCTTAGTTTTGGCGATGAACGTAAATTTGCTTTTAAACATAAAGAAACCAAGGAAAAAGTAGAATTGGTTTTAGAACATGGTAGTTTACTGATTATGAAAGACGAAACCCAAACACATTGGCTACATCGGCTGCCCCCAACTACTAAAAGCAAGAATCCAAGAGTGAATTTGACTTTTAGAACTATTGAAGAAAAGTAG
- a CDS encoding NAD(P)/FAD-dependent oxidoreductase, with amino-acid sequence MVRNVQLRLSLKEEGTPNGLEIRAAKYLGLEDGTFKIKVLRKSIDARKPKIFFNYKLAIYINEPAPSNALNFKYKDVSNAKPIHIVGFGPAGMWAALRCLEMGYKPIVLERGNNVKDRRRDLKAINQDHKVNPESNYCFGEGGAGTYSDGKLYTRSLKRGDVRRIFESLVFHGATDQILVDAHPHIGTNKLPKIVQNIREVIQKQGGEIHFNTKVTDFVIKNNTLKAIVLNNTDEMAVERVILATGHSARDIFDLLHKKSITLEAKSFAMGVRVEHPQHIIDSIQYHCSGERSELLPAASYSLVEQVKERGVYSFCMCPGGFIVPAATAPGEVVVNGMSPSKRNNLYANSGIVVEINVDKDIAKYEKFGALKGLEYQKDLERLAYTSGGRTQTAPAQRLTDFVEGNLSVDLNPTSYQPGLNSAPLHSLLPKLIGGRLRQGFKAFGDKMHGYYTSEANIVGVESRTSSPVSIPRNEKLEHPVIKGLFPCGEGGGYAGGIVSAAMDGERCAEAAMAGL; translated from the coding sequence ATGGTCAGAAATGTACAGTTGCGATTATCATTAAAGGAAGAAGGCACACCTAACGGATTAGAAATTCGTGCGGCAAAGTACCTGGGACTCGAAGATGGAACCTTTAAAATTAAGGTGCTTCGAAAGTCTATAGATGCTCGTAAGCCTAAAATTTTCTTTAATTACAAACTGGCAATTTATATTAACGAACCAGCTCCGAGCAATGCGCTTAACTTTAAATACAAAGATGTATCGAACGCTAAACCTATACATATTGTAGGTTTTGGTCCAGCAGGGATGTGGGCAGCGTTACGTTGTTTAGAAATGGGCTATAAACCCATTGTTCTTGAACGTGGTAATAATGTAAAAGACCGTAGGCGCGATTTAAAAGCTATAAACCAAGACCACAAGGTAAACCCTGAAAGTAATTATTGCTTTGGGGAAGGTGGTGCCGGCACGTATTCCGATGGAAAATTATATACCCGTAGCCTTAAACGTGGCGATGTACGTCGCATTTTTGAAAGCTTAGTTTTTCATGGGGCTACAGATCAAATTTTGGTTGATGCCCATCCACATATTGGAACGAATAAACTGCCTAAAATTGTTCAGAATATTCGTGAAGTAATTCAGAAACAAGGTGGTGAAATACACTTCAACACCAAAGTGACCGATTTCGTCATCAAGAATAATACGTTAAAAGCAATTGTTTTAAATAATACCGATGAAATGGCTGTTGAACGTGTGATTCTGGCAACGGGACATTCAGCTCGTGATATTTTCGATTTATTACATAAAAAGAGCATTACACTTGAAGCAAAATCGTTTGCCATGGGTGTGCGTGTAGAGCACCCTCAGCATATCATCGATAGTATTCAATACCATTGCTCTGGTGAACGTAGCGAATTGTTACCTGCAGCTTCTTATAGTTTAGTAGAACAAGTGAAAGAACGTGGTGTATATTCTTTTTGTATGTGCCCTGGCGGATTTATAGTTCCTGCGGCAACTGCACCTGGTGAGGTTGTTGTGAACGGAATGTCTCCATCGAAACGAAATAACCTATATGCCAATTCGGGCATCGTCGTTGAAATAAATGTGGATAAAGACATTGCCAAATACGAGAAATTTGGAGCTTTGAAAGGATTAGAATATCAGAAGGATTTAGAGCGATTAGCATACACATCTGGCGGAAGAACACAAACTGCACCTGCACAACGTTTGACCGATTTCGTAGAAGGAAACCTCTCTGTAGACCTCAACCCTACTTCATACCAACCCGGATTAAACTCTGCTCCCCTACATTCCCTATTGCCCAAACTTATTGGTGGTAGATTACGCCAAGGCTTTAAAGCTTTCGGGGATAAAATGCATGGCTATTACACATCCGAGGCAAACATTGTGGGTGTGGAATCAAGAACCTCATCACCCGTTAGTATTCCAAGAAATGAAAAATTAGAACACCCTGTTATTAAAGGCCTTTTCCCATGTGGTGAAGGTGGTGGCTATGCCGGCGGAATCGTTTCTGCCGCAATGGACGGCGAACGATGTGCCGAAGCTGCAATGGCAGGGTTGTAA
- a CDS encoding DEAD/DEAH box helicase → MTFKELGLAEPILKALEAEGYTHPTPIQEQSIPILLGGKDLLGVAQTGTGKTAAFGIPILHQLYEGISLSQTKRKVKALVVTPTRELAIQIGESFTAYGKYTGLRNTVIFGGVKQGKQVNALRGGVDILIATPGRLLDLMNQGFVSFKDLEHVVLDEADQMLDMGFIHDIKKIIAKLPPKRQSLFFSATMPKDIVELSRKMLGDFERVTIKPEQATAEKVEQGVYFVSKGNKPKLLIHLLEQQPKESVLVFSRTKHGANKIVKKLDQAGIRAAAIHGNKSQTARQKALGDFKDGKLKVLVATDIAARGIDVDDLSLVVNYDLPNVSETYVHRIGRTGRANASGTALSFCDKEERPYLRDIEKLINQAIPRMPEHQFTDEDGEVDKDDRPPRTPRGPGKSGKNKTRPGGNNFRGKNNRNTSKKKPNRNTSKSND, encoded by the coding sequence ATGACATTTAAAGAACTCGGCTTAGCCGAACCAATCCTAAAAGCCTTAGAAGCTGAAGGTTATACTCACCCTACTCCAATTCAAGAACAATCTATTCCTATTCTATTAGGAGGCAAAGACCTTTTAGGTGTTGCACAAACAGGTACCGGAAAAACAGCTGCATTCGGTATTCCTATTCTTCATCAGCTATATGAAGGTATTAGCTTAAGCCAAACAAAGCGCAAGGTTAAAGCTTTAGTTGTTACACCTACACGTGAGCTTGCCATTCAAATTGGTGAAAGCTTTACGGCATACGGTAAATATACTGGCTTACGTAACACTGTTATTTTTGGTGGTGTAAAACAAGGTAAACAAGTAAATGCCCTTAGAGGCGGTGTTGATATTTTAATTGCTACTCCTGGTCGTTTATTAGATTTAATGAACCAAGGTTTTGTTTCGTTTAAAGATTTAGAGCACGTGGTTTTAGATGAAGCAGACCAAATGTTGGATATGGGTTTCATTCACGACATCAAAAAAATCATTGCAAAGCTTCCTCCTAAAAGGCAATCACTTTTCTTTTCGGCTACTATGCCAAAAGATATTGTTGAACTATCTAGAAAAATGCTAGGAGATTTTGAGCGTGTAACTATTAAACCAGAACAGGCTACTGCAGAAAAAGTTGAACAAGGTGTTTATTTTGTTAGTAAAGGAAATAAACCAAAATTGCTAATTCATTTACTTGAGCAACAGCCTAAAGAATCTGTTCTTGTTTTTTCTAGAACTAAACATGGAGCAAATAAGATTGTAAAGAAATTAGACCAAGCAGGCATAAGAGCTGCTGCTATACATGGTAACAAATCGCAAACTGCAAGACAAAAGGCCTTAGGTGATTTTAAAGACGGAAAACTAAAAGTATTAGTTGCCACAGATATTGCTGCAAGAGGTATTGATGTTGATGATTTATCATTGGTGGTAAATTATGACTTGCCAAATGTATCTGAAACGTATGTTCACCGAATTGGTAGAACAGGTCGTGCAAATGCAAGTGGTACTGCGCTTTCATTCTGCGATAAGGAAGAAAGACCCTACTTACGTGATATTGAAAAGTTAATTAACCAAGCGATACCACGTATGCCAGAGCATCAGTTTACCGATGAGGATGGTGAAGTAGATAAAGATGACAGACCGCCAAGAACTCCTAGAGGGCCAGGGAAATCAGGGAAAAATAAAACTAGACCTGGCGGCAACAATTTTAGAGGAAAAAACAATAGAAATACCAGTAAAAAAAAGCCAAACCGGAATACATCAAAAAGTAATGATTAA
- a CDS encoding LytR/AlgR family response regulator transcription factor, whose amino-acid sequence MENNPVRILIVEDDMIIGANLSIQLTSLGYEVTAIIPRGEEAIMHIREQSPHILLMDINLKGSLNGIETVKIIQKAKDIPIIYLTANSDDATFEKAKETQPKAFITKPFNKVSLQRTIALVVEQLKESKETIDNEQQIEVLDDRIFVRHNGRMEKLLLDDILYIEADRNYCTLITQKVNHILTCTLKVMQEKLPSTSFVRVHRSYIINISKLDVLADGHLEIGRKVIPIGKSHKGLLLNRIRTI is encoded by the coding sequence ATGGAAAATAATCCAGTTAGAATATTGATAGTTGAAGATGATATGATTATTGGAGCTAATCTGTCCATTCAATTAACAAGTCTCGGTTATGAGGTTACAGCTATTATACCAAGGGGAGAAGAGGCAATCATGCATATTAGAGAACAATCCCCTCATATTTTGTTAATGGATATTAATTTAAAAGGTTCTCTCAATGGTATAGAGACCGTAAAAATTATACAAAAAGCGAAGGATATTCCAATCATATATCTTACTGCTAACAGTGACGATGCAACATTTGAAAAGGCTAAAGAAACGCAGCCAAAGGCTTTTATAACCAAACCCTTTAATAAAGTAAGTTTACAAAGAACCATAGCTTTGGTGGTTGAGCAATTAAAAGAAAGTAAAGAAACAATTGATAATGAGCAGCAAATAGAAGTTCTTGATGATCGTATTTTTGTACGACATAATGGTAGAATGGAAAAATTACTTTTAGATGATATTCTCTATATAGAAGCTGACCGTAATTACTGTACTTTAATAACACAAAAAGTCAACCATATACTTACTTGTACACTGAAAGTTATGCAAGAAAAATTACCAAGTACCAGTTTCGTTAGAGTCCACCGTTCTTATATAATTAATATTTCAAAATTAGATGTATTGGCCGATGGTCATTTAGAAATTGGAAGGAAAGTAATACCCATTGGAAAATCTCATAAAGGGTTATTATTAAACCGAATAAGAACTATTTAG
- a CDS encoding histidine kinase dimerization/phosphoacceptor domain -containing protein — MRVNYLKIYPIILLSLLGLSFSYSQIVDLTSEHPYKKVFVETDNFGTSYLDTLEHNYKRVKRDSLRWSMLNDLAYYWHSRNLNKAITFTREGLRGTRLTDSLWHGRFQITQGAILLRLEKLDSAQLVLEDAKKKVRKTDLAFLNTQLGYVYERRGQLDSAADYALKSLELGKEHNDTKAMAMAYSDLSNLFWKQSKFESGVEYGLRSLELFEAWGITDLDYDFTLYVTGNNYLALEDYEQARKYYEQSIIIGERYGFYNNLSDVYISLVDLYSFLEEFEKAMEAGSNAVKYAELLENNFMIMRSWLAVGKLQNKKGNYKEAIEGLKKSILIATKDFGDAYYLSDAYKELGSAYAKQQDYKNAFYSFSKYDSLKNEVFTAEADHRISELRTEFDVAKKENTIALQEIQIKKQQSRQQLIIIISFLLLLLLLLAYKAISNNSKKNKLLQKKNSEKEFLLKEIHHRVKNNLEIVSSLLSLQASLIEDPKILNAMEQSQHRVHSMGMIHQKLYLGEKLATIEMKDYFNNLSDYILHSFGKNEDINILVEMDELELDVDMAIPIGLIVNELITNSLKYAFPNNRKGTLRLALTNNHDLIVLKVSDDGIGMPNASLNVGTGFGTQLVNLLVKQLDGKMVLLTEHGTTVNIQFQNIKAA, encoded by the coding sequence ATGAGAGTCAATTATCTTAAAATCTATCCTATTATTCTTTTGTCTTTATTAGGACTTAGCTTTAGCTATAGTCAAATAGTAGATTTAACAAGCGAGCATCCCTATAAAAAAGTCTTTGTTGAAACAGATAATTTCGGTACTTCTTACCTAGATACTTTAGAGCATAATTATAAAAGGGTGAAGCGAGATTCCCTAAGGTGGTCTATGCTTAATGATTTGGCGTATTATTGGCACTCTCGAAATTTAAACAAGGCAATAACTTTTACAAGGGAAGGGTTGAGAGGTACCAGGTTAACCGATTCGTTATGGCATGGTAGATTTCAAATAACACAAGGAGCTATTCTTTTGCGACTAGAAAAATTAGATAGTGCGCAGTTAGTTTTAGAAGACGCAAAGAAAAAAGTTCGTAAGACAGATTTGGCGTTCTTAAATACACAATTAGGTTATGTTTATGAACGTAGAGGCCAGCTAGACAGCGCCGCAGATTACGCATTGAAATCGCTTGAATTAGGAAAAGAACACAACGATACCAAAGCAATGGCTATGGCGTATAGTGATTTAAGCAACCTTTTCTGGAAACAATCAAAATTTGAATCGGGTGTGGAGTATGGACTGCGCTCTTTAGAACTATTTGAGGCATGGGGAATAACTGATTTAGATTATGATTTTACACTATATGTAACAGGAAATAATTATTTAGCACTAGAAGACTATGAACAGGCACGTAAGTATTATGAACAATCAATAATTATTGGAGAGCGATATGGGTTTTACAATAATTTAAGTGATGTCTATATCTCCTTAGTTGACCTCTATTCTTTTTTGGAGGAATTTGAGAAGGCAATGGAGGCAGGTAGTAATGCCGTAAAGTATGCCGAACTGTTAGAGAATAATTTCATGATAATGCGTTCTTGGCTTGCTGTTGGGAAATTGCAAAACAAGAAAGGAAATTATAAGGAAGCAATTGAAGGGCTCAAAAAATCAATTTTAATAGCAACTAAAGATTTTGGAGATGCCTATTATTTAAGCGATGCTTATAAAGAATTAGGAAGCGCGTATGCCAAACAGCAAGATTATAAAAATGCGTTTTATTCATTTTCTAAATACGATTCCTTAAAAAACGAAGTATTTACTGCTGAGGCGGACCATCGTATTTCTGAATTACGAACGGAATTTGATGTTGCTAAAAAAGAGAATACTATAGCTTTACAAGAAATTCAAATAAAAAAGCAGCAATCACGGCAACAATTAATCATAATTATTTCTTTCTTACTCTTATTACTACTTCTATTGGCATATAAAGCAATATCTAATAATAGTAAGAAGAATAAATTATTACAAAAGAAAAATTCGGAGAAAGAATTTTTACTCAAAGAAATACATCATAGAGTTAAGAATAACCTTGAGATTGTTTCTAGCCTATTATCCTTACAGGCTTCATTAATTGAAGACCCTAAAATTTTAAATGCTATGGAACAAAGCCAACATAGAGTTCATAGTATGGGTATGATTCATCAAAAGTTATATCTAGGTGAAAAATTGGCTACCATTGAGATGAAAGATTATTTTAATAATTTAAGTGATTACATATTACATTCTTTCGGTAAAAATGAAGATATAAATATTTTAGTAGAAATGGATGAGCTTGAATTAGACGTTGATATGGCAATACCTATTGGTTTGATTGTTAATGAGTTGATTACTAATTCTTTAAAATATGCTTTTCCAAATAATAGAAAAGGAACCTTACGTTTGGCTTTAACTAATAATCATGATTTAATTGTGTTAAAAGTTTCAGATGATGGTATAGGAATGCCAAATGCAAGTTTAAATGTGGGTACAGGATTTGGAACACAATTAGTAAATTTATTGGTAAAACAGTTAGACGGAAAAATGGTGCTACTAACAGAACACGGCACAACAGTTAATATCCAATTTCAGAATATAAAAGCTGCTTAA
- a CDS encoding ester cyclase has translation MNNRSFNLFCLVLIILVACKDNVPRINKNQVMANNTYVSVLKETTKIYLNAWSEYDTLLQQSITIQKVVRNVNGENVSYNQHELFKSMHFWYRAMPDIKIIDKEITVIENRTYVNWVSTGTNTGMFGDIPPTGKVGQTNGISILTFNDAGKIVHEIAYFDMLSLMEELGYTLESPVMN, from the coding sequence ATGAATAATCGTAGTTTTAATCTTTTTTGCTTAGTACTAATAATACTAGTTGCTTGTAAGGATAATGTACCAAGGATAAACAAGAACCAAGTAATGGCAAATAATACTTATGTATCTGTGTTAAAAGAGACTACGAAAATATATTTAAATGCGTGGAGTGAGTATGATACGCTGTTACAACAGTCTATAACTATACAGAAAGTGGTACGTAATGTTAATGGTGAAAATGTCTCTTACAACCAACACGAACTATTTAAATCCATGCATTTTTGGTATAGGGCTATGCCAGACATTAAAATTATAGATAAAGAAATAACTGTTATTGAAAATAGAACCTATGTTAACTGGGTGAGTACGGGCACCAATACTGGAATGTTCGGAGATATACCACCTACAGGAAAAGTAGGGCAAACAAATGGCATCAGTATTTTAACCTTTAATGATGCTGGAAAAATTGTTCATGAAATTGCCTATTTTGATATGCTAAGCCTTATGGAAGAATTGGGGTATACCTTGGAATCACCGGTTATGAACTAA
- a CDS encoding Type 1 glutamine amidotransferase-like domain-containing protein: MKKQLLIYGSGRHTVPFLKYLAEATGKKKPNLCFIPTASGEDQSYIDSFYEVCSQINVTPHVLSVWINSYDQQESFDELICKMDAIVVGGGNTLNMLAIWKAQGIDIALKKAYDNGVVMGGGSAGSLCWFNGGTTDSRPIELSIVKCLSFIDKSHCPHYNSEKSRRPLYHKNILTEKLTDGYACDDRSAIHFIDGDVFTSISLDTDNHSYYVYLNKNNTIQEDKIPSTIVS; encoded by the coding sequence ATGAAGAAACAACTCTTAATTTATGGCAGCGGAAGACATACCGTACCATTTTTAAAATATTTGGCCGAGGCAACTGGTAAAAAAAAGCCCAATCTTTGTTTTATACCCACGGCCAGTGGAGAAGACCAAAGTTATATAGATTCGTTTTACGAAGTTTGTTCACAAATTAATGTTACTCCCCACGTTTTGAGCGTTTGGATAAATTCTTATGACCAACAAGAATCTTTTGATGAGCTGATTTGTAAAATGGATGCCATTGTTGTTGGTGGCGGGAATACTTTAAATATGTTAGCCATTTGGAAAGCTCAAGGTATAGATATTGCTCTTAAAAAAGCCTATGATAATGGTGTAGTTATGGGTGGTGGTAGTGCAGGTTCTTTATGTTGGTTTAATGGTGGTACAACAGACTCTAGACCAATAGAATTAAGTATTGTAAAATGTTTGTCGTTTATTGATAAAAGTCATTGCCCGCATTACAATTCAGAAAAATCTAGAAGACCTTTGTATCACAAGAATATTTTAACTGAAAAACTTACAGATGGTTATGCTTGTGATGACCGCTCTGCAATTCATTTTATAGATGGTGATGTCTTTACATCCATTTCGCTTGATACTGATAATCATTCTTATTACGTGTATTTAAACAAGAATAATACAATTCAAGAAGATAAAATACCTAGTACAATAGTATCTTAA
- a CDS encoding nuclear transport factor 2 family protein: MKRIKTTILFVTMALAISMSNAQDPKVSLDFNNGERATELLKKYVTALQNADVDGLAALMSENAMVYGLGGGLDSLTATEHKTYWVNSLANYKHNISRDLYLPVKVEDNWNEGEWLLTSGVNTLENTKTGEVTPVPYHIAAVVVDDKIAAMHYYLDYISLLTKQGYKVIPPSE, from the coding sequence ATGAAAAGAATAAAAACGACAATTTTATTTGTCACTATGGCATTAGCTATAAGTATGAGCAACGCTCAAGACCCAAAAGTATCTCTAGATTTTAACAATGGAGAAAGAGCTACTGAACTACTAAAAAAATATGTAACGGCATTGCAGAACGCAGATGTTGATGGCCTTGCAGCCTTAATGTCAGAAAATGCTATGGTTTACGGACTTGGTGGTGGTTTAGATTCTTTAACTGCTACTGAACATAAAACGTATTGGGTTAATAGTTTGGCCAACTACAAACATAATATATCAAGAGACCTCTATTTACCTGTAAAAGTTGAAGATAACTGGAATGAAGGTGAATGGTTGCTTACTTCGGGAGTAAATACGCTTGAAAATACCAAAACGGGGGAAGTAACACCGGTACCTTATCATATTGCAGCCGTAGTTGTTGATGATAAAATAGCCGCTATGCATTACTATTTAGACTATATCAGTTTATTAACGAAACAAGGATATAAGGTTATACCTCCTTCTGAATAA
- a CDS encoding nuclear transport factor 2 family protein — protein MKNVTVVDKLYNGFATGDIPTVLGLMSNNIIWNEAEGNTLADGNPYVGPEAVLNGVFARLGEEHEYFNLEHIELHDMYNDKVLATLRYNAKRKNNGALINAQVAHFWTLKDSKIIAFQQYVDTKQLADAASK, from the coding sequence ATGAAAAATGTAACCGTAGTAGACAAACTATATAATGGTTTCGCCACAGGAGATATACCTACAGTTTTAGGTTTAATGAGCAATAACATAATTTGGAACGAAGCTGAAGGAAATACATTAGCAGATGGCAACCCCTATGTGGGGCCTGAAGCAGTTTTAAACGGGGTTTTTGCGAGACTAGGAGAAGAACATGAATATTTTAATCTAGAGCATATTGAACTGCACGATATGTATAACGATAAAGTACTTGCAACCCTACGTTACAATGCAAAAAGAAAAAATAATGGTGCATTAATAAATGCCCAAGTAGCCCATTTTTGGACACTGAAAGATTCAAAAATAATAGCTTTTCAACAATATGTTGATACCAAACAATTAGCCGATGCGGCCAGTAAATAA
- a CDS encoding RidA family protein, producing the protein MNLTTIAKQLIVPAFIIFTLTSCNQVPKEQEIVEEVKVEEIKPEIPEYFQLRPEIENVFGYTHAVKIGNDIKISGAVSMDANGNPTAIGDFEQQMINCYADLDKILKHFGSSFDDVVVENVFTTNMPKFLKTAAYRNEIYTKHFPTGSWLGVKELAMPEFLIEIELEVHVK; encoded by the coding sequence ATGAATCTAACTACTATTGCAAAACAATTAATAGTACCCGCTTTTATAATTTTTACACTCACTTCTTGTAATCAAGTACCTAAGGAACAAGAAATAGTTGAAGAAGTGAAAGTTGAAGAAATTAAACCAGAAATTCCTGAATATTTTCAATTACGACCTGAAATTGAAAATGTATTTGGATATACCCATGCAGTTAAAATAGGTAATGATATAAAAATTTCAGGTGCCGTTAGCATGGACGCCAATGGTAACCCAACTGCTATAGGTGATTTTGAACAGCAAATGATTAATTGTTATGCCGATTTAGATAAAATACTAAAGCACTTTGGTAGTTCTTTTGATGATGTTGTGGTTGAAAATGTTTTTACCACTAATATGCCTAAGTTCTTAAAAACTGCAGCCTACAGAAATGAAATTTACACAAAACATTTTCCAACAGGGTCATGGCTTGGAGTTAAAGAATTGGCAATGCCAGAGTTTCTTATTGAAATTGAATTAGAAGTTCATGTAAAATAA